In Nodosilinea sp. PGN35, the genomic stretch TCAGAGATTGAATGGCCTTGGCGATCGGGTTGGCGGGGCGGGGCGGTGTCTGGGCCGGGGTCGAAAACGGCCCGGCGCTGTTGAGCAGCACCAGCCCGGCGGCAGCTTCGGGGTGGTTGGCGGCGACGCACAGGGACGCATAACCCCCCAGAGAATTGCCCGCCAGCACCACTGGACGGCCAATCACCTCGGCGATAAAGTCGTGCAGCTGGGCCTGCCACAGGTCGCCGCCGTACTCCCAGTCGGGCTTGGCCGATCGCCCAAACCCCAGCAGGTCGATGGCCCACACCTGAAAGTCGGCGCTGAGCCCCTCAATATTTTTGCGCCAGTGGTCGGTGGAGGCCCCAAAGCCGTGCACCAGCAGCAGGGGCGGACGGTCCTGCGATTCCCCCGCTACCACATAGTGAATGGCCTGGTCGCGCCAGGGCCAGTAGGTGGGTTGGGGGCTAGCGGGCTGGGTGGCAGAGAGGGCGGCAGTCATAGGGCGATCGCGCAGCGGCTTTGTAAACAAGTGTTACTTAAAATGGTAGCGAATCTTGGCCGATCAAACTTTTTAAGGGTGACAAACGGGAGAATTCCAGGCATTGTGGCAAGCATACAATCCTAAGTCCGTTGCTATGGCCGCCCTATCTCGCCCCCGCGACCGCTATGGTCGTCGTGAATTTTCTAAATTTGATGCCCGTCGCGCCAAGGCGCTGTGGTTTGAGCGCCTGATGGCGATCGTGGCGCTGCTAAACCTGGCTCTAGTGATCGGCGACCTCAGCTACATTCCCCTGCGCGACCAGTACCTGAGGTTTTTACCCCGGCTGACCACCTGGTACGGTGAAACCTTTAAAGGCATTGAGCCCCATCGCTTTACCGCCAATTATCTGGACACAGTGGACGATCTGGAGCGGCAGGTGTCCCAGACGGGATTGACCTCCGCCGAAGCCCAGGAGATTTTGAGCGATCTTCAGCAGCAGAGCGCGGCGATGATCAACGAGAACCCCTTTCAGCTGGCCAATCGGTCGGGCAATCTAGAGCGCATTAAGAACAGCTTGCGCGATCGCATGGACAACGAATCGGCCACTGACTCCTTTGTGGAATTTTGGAGCGTTGACCACCTGAGCGCGGCGGGTTTTCCCAGCGAGATTGCCTTTTTTAATGGCGAAATTCGGCCTTTGATCAACACCAACTTCTTTCGCCATACGGCGGTGCACGGCGGATTTGTGGATCTGTTTTGGCGGATCGACATCTGGTTTAATTTGCTGTTTGGCCTAGAGCTCCTGGCGCGCAGTTTCTACCTCGATCGCCGCTACAAAAACTTCACCATGCGCGACGCCATTCTGTGGCGCTGGTACGATCTGCTGCTGATTTTTCCCTTCAGTGGGCTGAGAATGCCCTGGCTGGCTCTATCGCGCCTGATTCCCACCACCATTCGCATCAACCAGTCCAACCTCATCAACCTTGACCCGATTCAAAACAGCGTCAGCCGCTTTGTGATCAGTCAGGTGGCGGTGGAAATCACCGAAATTGTTGTACTGCGAATTATTGATCAGATGCAGGCGCTAATTCGCGACGGTAGCCTGACTCGATCGCTGCTAGAGCCCTCTGCAAATCGCCGCTATATTGATGTCAGCGGCATGAATGATCTGGAGGTGCTGGCCCAGCGCTTGGCGGCCCTGACGGTGTACAACGTGTTGCCCCAGATCAAGCCCGAAGTGGATGACCTGCTCAAGCATACCGTTACCCAGGCCTTTGACCGCGCTCCCGGCTATCACGGGTTTCGACAGCTGCCCGGCATCGGCAGCCTGCCCGACCAGGTGGCTCAGCAGGTGGTGGCTCAGCTATCGGCCAATCTCTACGGTGTAGTCAAGGGCTCGATGGAAAATCCGTCCGGAGGCGAGAAAACCCAGGCCCTGTTAGATAAGCTCACTGAAACCTTCAAGCTTCAGCTCAAGGAGAATGAAAACATTGAGGAACTGGAAGCGCTGGTGGTGAACTTTCTCGAAGAGTTTAAGCTCAACTACGTCAAGCGCCTGGCCGCTGAGGATGTCGATCGCCTGATTGAAGAGCGCTACCAGCTGTATAACGTGACCCAGGGCAGGTCGGAGGGCGATCGCCTACGTTGAGGTACCCTGCCCAAAGACTCCTTTATTTTCTTTCTCTCTCCTTCGACAGATAACGGGAACATTGATTTCATCCTCTTAACTACGTTTTTAGGTAGAGACAGCGCCATATCCGGTGCTGCTACCTTTAGCAAAGTTAAGTAAACCTTAGAAGGGCGTCTACAGAAGTTAATCACTTCTTACTCAACCGCCTAAATAATGAGAGGACGATACAATGTCTGCGCGAAATAATAATCCCCGCAACCGGGACTTTGAAACTTCAATTAATACTCGACCCGCGACTCGAGACGAAATTGCCTACCGCGATGGCTACATTAGAGGCAAGTCGGCAGAGCAGCTAGAGTACGAGCGCCGTCGCGCTGCCGAAGCCAGAATGCATGAAGAAAACGCCAGACTGCGAGCCGACAACGGCGTCTCTGTGGGCTTAGTTCTGGGTCTAGTACTGGCAGCGGTAGCGGCAGTCGTGGGCGGCATTGTCTACGTCTCCAGCACCGACGGCACAGTCACTCCCACCCCCGAGGCTACTACTCCAGAGCCCGCCAACAATGAAACCACTATCATTGAGCGCACCATTGAGCGCACCCAGGAAGTTGTCCCTGCCCCCAGAACAGTAGAAACTCCTCAAATCAATGTGGAACTCAACAATCCTTTAGAGCAGAATTCGGCTCCCGCTCCGGCCCCCGCAGGAGAGGCCCAGGCACCGGCTCCGACCCAAGAGTCCCAGCAGTAATTGCTGCTGGCCAACAATAATTAAAAAGGGGAACCGCTTGAAACGGTTCCCCTTTTTATG encodes the following:
- a CDS encoding alpha/beta fold hydrolase translates to MTAALSATQPASPQPTYWPWRDQAIHYVVAGESQDRPPLLLVHGFGASTDHWRKNIEGLSADFQVWAIDLLGFGRSAKPDWEYGGDLWQAQLHDFIAEVIGRPVVLAGNSLGGYASLCVAANHPEAAAGLVLLNSAGPFSTPAQTPPRPANPIAKAIQSLMLQPLPSWLLFQYVRQPATIRRTLQQVYLDKTAITDQLVEDIRRPALDPGAPQVFASVFKSRQGEKVDALLAKLSCPLLMLWGEGDPWMNCRDKGAQFRQHYPTLTEHYLQAGHCPHDEVPDQVNGLLRDWVLTNLTQ